A single genomic interval of Nerophis ophidion isolate RoL-2023_Sa linkage group LG11, RoL_Noph_v1.0, whole genome shotgun sequence harbors:
- the LOC133561421 gene encoding E3 ubiquitin-protein ligase NHLRC1-like, translating into MAHSYPSRGGLQSPEGVLLREIQVNLLECKVCFEKFTAQHSERRPQNLSCGHVLCLECIRGLSHPLLGKLECPFCRQLCSVDATSHCQALCDLQEMLFFISACPRMDKEEEVAGVSAKALHRRATFGGWGALINPSGVAVMRSSGTMFVVHDGVERVVVLGPQGKKQNAFGPRGHASGDVCFAVDVAVTPCGHVMVTDAGDKAVKVFTSRGSHVVTIKACFALPWGVDTDRRGHILVTDVQAGTLSRLKVHYKHGVALEEGVVVSNLQHPKALSCCAFTANTAVMQHPAQDTQQLTVFTEDFHLLYRVDTFALQLMSSVKMSGVTFDTNGHLLVVDSQQGMIWSFGTMQSGPVLTPLVSDQLIRPVGLGALNNTLVVLDAGDHTLKVYS; encoded by the coding sequence ATGGCCCACAGCTACCCCAGCCGCGGCGGCCTGCAGAGTCCAGAGGGCGTGTTGTTGCGAGAGATCCAAGTCAACTTGCTGGAGTGTAAAGTCTGCTTTGAGAAGTTTACCGCTCAGCATTCCGAGCGTAGGCCGCAGAACCTCTCGTGCGGTCACGTCCTGTGTCTGGAATGCATCAGAGGTCTGTCCCACCCTCTCCTCGGGAAGCTGGAGTGCCCCTTCTGTCGACAGCTGTGCAGCGTCGACGCCACCTCCCACTGCCAGGCTCTGTGCGACCTGCAGGAGATGCTATTCTTCATTTCCGCCTGTCCTCGCATGGACAAAGAAGAAGAGGTTGCAGGCGTCAGCGCCAAAGCCTTGCACCGCCGTGCCACTTTTGGCGGTTGGGGGGCTCTCATCAACCCCTCAGGAGTGGCTGTGATGAGGTCCTCAGGGACTATGTTTGTGGTGCACGATGGCGTTGAGAGGGTGGTGGTGTTGGGTCCGCAGGGCAAAAAGCAGAACGCGTTTGGACCGAGAGGACACGCCAGTGGGGACGTTTGCTTTGCGGTGGATGTGGCGGTGACCCCCTGTGGTCATGTCATGGTGACGGACGCCGGAGACAAAGCGGTCAAGGTGTTTACCTCCAGGGGCAGCCACGTGGTGACCATCAAGGCCTGCTTTGCTCTTCCCTGGGGGGTGGACACAGACCGTAGGGGACACATCCTGGTGACCGACGTCCAGGCTGGAACGCTGTCTCGCCTCAAGGTGCACTACAAACACGGCGTCGCCCTTGAAGAGGGAGTGGTGGTCTCAAACCTGCAGCATCCTAAAGCGCTCAGCTGCTGCGCCTTCACGGCCAACACAGCAGTGATGCAGCACCCTGCACAGGACACACAGCAGCTCACTGTCTTCACCGAGGACTTCCACCTCCTCTACCGGGTGGACACTTTTGCTCTTCAGCTGATGTCCTCTGTCAAAATGTCAGGTGTGACCTTTGACACAAACGGACACCTGCTTGTGGTGGACTCCCAGCAGGGGATGATTTGGAGTTTTGGGACCATGCAAAGTGGTCCGGTCCTCACTCCTCTGGTCTCAGATCAGCTTATTCGGCCTGTTGGACTGGGGGCACTTAACAACACGCTCGTTGTCCTGGACGCTGGAGACCATACACTAAAAGTTTACTCTTGA